In Canis lupus familiaris isolate Mischka breed German Shepherd chromosome 24, alternate assembly UU_Cfam_GSD_1.0, whole genome shotgun sequence, a single genomic region encodes these proteins:
- the PMEPA1 gene encoding protein TMEPAI isoform X3 → MHVEIRARKLTCQVKCSHLKVLRASELEFVEITIIMVVVMVMVVVITCLLSHYKLSARSFIGRHSQGRRREDALSSEGCLWPSESTVSGSGIPEPQVYAPPRPTDRLAVPPFTQRDRFHRFQPTYPYLQHQIDLPPTISLSDGEEPPPYQGPCTLQLRDPEQQLELNRESVRAPPNRTIFDSDLMDSAMLGGPCPPSSNSGISATCYGGGGRMEGPPPTYSEVIGHYPGSPAFQHQQSSGPPSLLEGTRLPHAHIAPLESTAAWSKEKDKPKGHPL, encoded by the exons ATGCACGTGGAGATCCGTGCCCGGAAGCTGACATGCCAGGTCAAGTGTTCACACTTGAAAGTTTTGAGAGCTT CAGAGCTGGAGTTTGTTGAGATCACCATCatcatggtggtggtgatggtgatggtggtggtgatcaCGTGCCTGCTGAGCCACTACAAGCTGTCTGCGCGCTCCTTCATCGGCCGGCAcagccagggcaggaggagggaagacgCCCTCTCCTCG GAAGGATGCCTCTGGCCGTCCGAGAGCACGGTGTCGGGCAGCGGAATCCCAGAG CCGCAGGTCTATGCCCCTCCGAGGCCCACCGACCGCCTGGCCGTGCCCCCCTTCACCCAGCGGGACCGCTTCCACCGCTTCCAGCCCACCTACCCGTACCTGCAGCACCAGATCGACCTGCCGCCCACCATCTCGCTGTCGGACGGGGAGGAGCCCCCGCCCTACCAGGGCCCCTGCACCCTCCAGctgcgggacccggagcagcagCTGGAGCTGAACCGCGAGTCGGTGCGCGCGCCCCCGAACAGAACCATCTTCGACAGCGACCTGATGGACAGTGCCATGTTGGgcggcccctgcccccccagcaGTAACTCGGGCATCAGCGCCACGTGCTACGGGGGCGGCGGGCGCATGGAGGGGCCGCCCCCCACCTACAGCGAGGTCATCGGCCACTACCCGGGGTCCCCGGCCTTCCAGCACCAGCAGAGCAGCGGGCCGCCCTCCTTGCTGGAGGGGACCCGGCTCCCCCACGCACACATCGCCCCCCTGGAGAGCACAGCTGCCTGGAGCAAAGAAAAGGATAAACCGAAAGGGCACCCTCTCTAG
- the PMEPA1 gene encoding protein TMEPAI isoform X4, with translation MPPHSSAELEFVEITIIMVVVMVMVVVITCLLSHYKLSARSFIGRHSQGRRREDALSSEGCLWPSESTVSGSGIPEPQVYAPPRPTDRLAVPPFTQRDRFHRFQPTYPYLQHQIDLPPTISLSDGEEPPPYQGPCTLQLRDPEQQLELNRESVRAPPNRTIFDSDLMDSAMLGGPCPPSSNSGISATCYGGGGRMEGPPPTYSEVIGHYPGSPAFQHQQSSGPPSLLEGTRLPHAHIAPLESTAAWSKEKDKPKGHPL, from the exons CAGAGCTGGAGTTTGTTGAGATCACCATCatcatggtggtggtgatggtgatggtggtggtgatcaCGTGCCTGCTGAGCCACTACAAGCTGTCTGCGCGCTCCTTCATCGGCCGGCAcagccagggcaggaggagggaagacgCCCTCTCCTCG GAAGGATGCCTCTGGCCGTCCGAGAGCACGGTGTCGGGCAGCGGAATCCCAGAG CCGCAGGTCTATGCCCCTCCGAGGCCCACCGACCGCCTGGCCGTGCCCCCCTTCACCCAGCGGGACCGCTTCCACCGCTTCCAGCCCACCTACCCGTACCTGCAGCACCAGATCGACCTGCCGCCCACCATCTCGCTGTCGGACGGGGAGGAGCCCCCGCCCTACCAGGGCCCCTGCACCCTCCAGctgcgggacccggagcagcagCTGGAGCTGAACCGCGAGTCGGTGCGCGCGCCCCCGAACAGAACCATCTTCGACAGCGACCTGATGGACAGTGCCATGTTGGgcggcccctgcccccccagcaGTAACTCGGGCATCAGCGCCACGTGCTACGGGGGCGGCGGGCGCATGGAGGGGCCGCCCCCCACCTACAGCGAGGTCATCGGCCACTACCCGGGGTCCCCGGCCTTCCAGCACCAGCAGAGCAGCGGGCCGCCCTCCTTGCTGGAGGGGACCCGGCTCCCCCACGCACACATCGCCCCCCTGGAGAGCACAGCTGCCTGGAGCAAAGAAAAGGATAAACCGAAAGGGCACCCTCTCTAG
- the PMEPA1 gene encoding protein TMEPAI isoform X7, giving the protein MVVVMVMVVVITCLLSHYKLSARSFIGRHSQGRRREDALSSEGCLWPSESTVSGSGIPEPQVYAPPRPTDRLAVPPFTQRDRFHRFQPTYPYLQHQIDLPPTISLSDGEEPPPYQGPCTLQLRDPEQQLELNRESVRAPPNRTIFDSDLMDSAMLGGPCPPSSNSGISATCYGGGGRMEGPPPTYSEVIGHYPGSPAFQHQQSSGPPSLLEGTRLPHAHIAPLESTAAWSKEKDKPKGHPL; this is encoded by the exons atggtggtggtgatggtgatggtggtggtgatcaCGTGCCTGCTGAGCCACTACAAGCTGTCTGCGCGCTCCTTCATCGGCCGGCAcagccagggcaggaggagggaagacgCCCTCTCCTCG GAAGGATGCCTCTGGCCGTCCGAGAGCACGGTGTCGGGCAGCGGAATCCCAGAG CCGCAGGTCTATGCCCCTCCGAGGCCCACCGACCGCCTGGCCGTGCCCCCCTTCACCCAGCGGGACCGCTTCCACCGCTTCCAGCCCACCTACCCGTACCTGCAGCACCAGATCGACCTGCCGCCCACCATCTCGCTGTCGGACGGGGAGGAGCCCCCGCCCTACCAGGGCCCCTGCACCCTCCAGctgcgggacccggagcagcagCTGGAGCTGAACCGCGAGTCGGTGCGCGCGCCCCCGAACAGAACCATCTTCGACAGCGACCTGATGGACAGTGCCATGTTGGgcggcccctgcccccccagcaGTAACTCGGGCATCAGCGCCACGTGCTACGGGGGCGGCGGGCGCATGGAGGGGCCGCCCCCCACCTACAGCGAGGTCATCGGCCACTACCCGGGGTCCCCGGCCTTCCAGCACCAGCAGAGCAGCGGGCCGCCCTCCTTGCTGGAGGGGACCCGGCTCCCCCACGCACACATCGCCCCCCTGGAGAGCACAGCTGCCTGGAGCAAAGAAAAGGATAAACCGAAAGGGCACCCTCTCTAG
- the PMEPA1 gene encoding protein TMEPAI isoform X5: MPPHSSELEFVEITIIMVVVMVMVVVITCLLSHYKLSARSFIGRHSQGRRREDALSSEGCLWPSESTVSGSGIPEPQVYAPPRPTDRLAVPPFTQRDRFHRFQPTYPYLQHQIDLPPTISLSDGEEPPPYQGPCTLQLRDPEQQLELNRESVRAPPNRTIFDSDLMDSAMLGGPCPPSSNSGISATCYGGGGRMEGPPPTYSEVIGHYPGSPAFQHQQSSGPPSLLEGTRLPHAHIAPLESTAAWSKEKDKPKGHPL; encoded by the exons AGCTGGAGTTTGTTGAGATCACCATCatcatggtggtggtgatggtgatggtggtggtgatcaCGTGCCTGCTGAGCCACTACAAGCTGTCTGCGCGCTCCTTCATCGGCCGGCAcagccagggcaggaggagggaagacgCCCTCTCCTCG GAAGGATGCCTCTGGCCGTCCGAGAGCACGGTGTCGGGCAGCGGAATCCCAGAG CCGCAGGTCTATGCCCCTCCGAGGCCCACCGACCGCCTGGCCGTGCCCCCCTTCACCCAGCGGGACCGCTTCCACCGCTTCCAGCCCACCTACCCGTACCTGCAGCACCAGATCGACCTGCCGCCCACCATCTCGCTGTCGGACGGGGAGGAGCCCCCGCCCTACCAGGGCCCCTGCACCCTCCAGctgcgggacccggagcagcagCTGGAGCTGAACCGCGAGTCGGTGCGCGCGCCCCCGAACAGAACCATCTTCGACAGCGACCTGATGGACAGTGCCATGTTGGgcggcccctgcccccccagcaGTAACTCGGGCATCAGCGCCACGTGCTACGGGGGCGGCGGGCGCATGGAGGGGCCGCCCCCCACCTACAGCGAGGTCATCGGCCACTACCCGGGGTCCCCGGCCTTCCAGCACCAGCAGAGCAGCGGGCCGCCCTCCTTGCTGGAGGGGACCCGGCTCCCCCACGCACACATCGCCCCCCTGGAGAGCACAGCTGCCTGGAGCAAAGAAAAGGATAAACCGAAAGGGCACCCTCTCTAG